In Leishmania braziliensis MHOM/BR/75/M2904 complete genome, chromosome 29, a genomic segment contains:
- a CDS encoding C-8 sterol isomerase-like protein translates to MASFKSVGVVLVTVMAVVMTFFKYVDQPSNWVYDPARLQQIAQQSIANANAANGGRATAKQITDETIRLTLENYPLTTHYTGRWLWNNAGGAMGSMTVLHCSFSEYLIIFGSSVGTEGHTGRYFWAEDFFNILVGEQWAALPGVAEKEVYRPGDQHILPRGTAKQYRMPEECWALEYARGNIISMLFFGFADLLSSTLDVTTLHQTVLESAGNMLRNIFIGKI, encoded by the coding sequence ATGGCGTCCTTCAAGTCCGTCGGCGTTGTCTTGGTCACCGTTATGGCAGTCGTCATGACCTTCTTTAAATATGTCGATCAACCATCGAACTGGGTCTACGACCcggcgcgcctgcagcagaTCGCACAGCAGAGCATTGCCAACGCCAACGCGGCAAACGGCGGCAGGGCAACGGCAAAGCAGATAACGGACGAGACTATTCGTCTGACGCTGGAGAACTACCCGCTAACTACTCACTACACAGGCCGCTGGCTCTGGAACAACGCCGGCGGGGCAATGGGGTCgatgacggtgctgcactgctcCTTCTCCGAGTACCTTATTATCTTTGGCTCCTCCGTTGGCACGGAGGGGCACACGGGTCGCTACTTCTGGGCTGAGGACTTCTTCAATATCCTCGTCGGCGAGCAGTGGGCAGCTCTGCCTGGagtggcagagaaggaggttTACCGCCCAGGAGATCAGCACATCCTTCCACGCGGCACGGCAAAGCAGTACCGCATGCCGGAGGAGTGCTGGGCTCTCGAGTACGCACGGGGCAACATTATATCGATGCTTTTCTTTGGTTTCGCTGACTTGCTCAGCTCCACGCTGGACGTGACGACCCTCCACCAGACTGTGTTGGAGAGTGCGGGGAACATGCTCAGGAATATCTTCATCGGCAAAATCTGA